A window of Aptenodytes patagonicus chromosome 1, bAptPat1.pri.cur, whole genome shotgun sequence genomic DNA:
ACACACGGGGCCCACACCAATGCCAGGGGTCAGGATGGCAACACACCACTGCACCTGGCCATGAAGGTGAGTTCTCTGCAAGAGgctgctgggaaggagagagaggattTTCTTGAAGGGTTGAGGCAGGGACAGACTCCTTTGAAATTCTAGCTGTTGTCTTTCATGGGGTGATCCCTTGTGGGTGCCTTGGCTAGTggaaagaagagggagggaaTGAGAGATGATGTAGCCAAGGGGAGCGTGGCTCTTGACTGAGCTTTCTCTTGTCCCCTAGCATGACCACCTGGATATGATCAAAGCGATTGTTGTGTTTGGAGGAGATGTCGAGATCCCCAATGATTTCGGGGAGACACCAGGGCTGTTGGCAGCCAGGAGCAGCAAAGGTGAGGGAGCATGTCAGCAGCGTTGCAGGGTGAACCCGGCATCCTGTCTCCCCTTGGTGGCCAAAACAGTGTCTTGGGGAGAGGTGAAAACATGCCAAGTGTGAGTGATGCTTCTCCAACATGCTTTCCCAGCTTCTAGTCGCTCACAGCTAGGCACTTCCTGAGCTAGCAGTGTAGGCTTTGTATTAATAGCCCTTGatgaatttctcttctgtgagACAGAGATGCAAGAGGAAAAGCTGGCACGCACTCCCCCTCTTTCAAGCCACGATGTCAGGCGCTGCAGGCTCACAACAGGATGATGCAGTGCTGCTGAACCGCCCAGGCGTAAGCAGACACGGGCAGTTTTTCAGTGGCAAGGAGTGTCTGGCACACACCCTTGAAGCTGCACAGCATTGGGTACCCCTGCTGTGCACAAGTCCTGCTGCCTGGTGTTTGGGGAGAGATACCCGGGACGTACTTTTCCCTTCCCCAGGTCATCCCAGAGGTTTTGTGAGGGTCAGGGCTGCTGTGAATTTGACAGAGCCCGCCCCCCCCAGCGTGTGCGTGCACTGATTCTCTTTCTGATCTGTGACTTCCCCTTCGTCACCTAAGGTGCGAACCGGAAAGTGCTCTTAGACCTGCTGCAAACTGTAGGGACCGAACGCTGCCACCCACCCAATCCCGACTCCCCAAGCCTGGCACCATCTGCCGCCTCCTTCTTCCTGGAAGGCCAACCTTCCTCGTGGAGCAGCGTCAACAGCTTAGGTAAAGCCTCCCCTGGCCCTCCCTCGCTTTCCTCCCTTCTGGCTTCACAGTGCTGTCTCAGATCTCTTCTTCAGATGGGCCGTGCTCCTAGCTCCAACTGTCTCCTAGCTCTCAGTTTCTGGTGACTCTGTCCTCATTCAGCTGTTGCAGGATCCCgtctcttttctctgtttttcctgtgtgtttaCTCTAAACCCTTGTACTCTAAACTTTTGTTTTATAGACCTGACGCAATGCAGCTCtgtaaaaaggaaagggaagaccGATTCCCTCACCCCTCTGGAAGAGGTGTAGGACTTAGTTGCCTGTATGCACTTTATCTGCTGGGTCATGTACAGAAGGGGAGGGACTTGCTGGTCTGCCTCGAGAACCTCCGAGTGTCATGCTGGGCACAAGGAAATTAGAAGTGTCACTCATTCAGATCCTGGAGGCCAGCAGCTCGGGGAGGAAAGGGATGAAGCCTAGGGATAAGCGACCCTGGTCACAGGGTTTACATTACGCGTAGGAAAAGCCTACCTTAGGACATATGATTGTGTTGTAGCTTGTGCTCTGTGCTGCCCAGACTGTGTGAATAGCCCATGGGTCTATTCTAGGTGCCGGGCTTTCCTCCTCTGGGGAGCTCTGGAGCTCAGGCAGAGGCAGCATGAGGGGTTATGGAGTGGGCAGTGGGTGAGCTGGCTTGGAGGGAGGCTCTGATCCTCGTGAGAGGGGCATGCAGGCAGATAACAGCCTCTTGTGGTCCACTTCCCCTCTCAGGTTGGTGGTTTCCTTTGCAAAGGCCCTCCTGTGGGGCTAGAGGACAACACACCCCGCACCCCCCCAGGCGCTGGAGTGCGTCTGTGTCACCACAGGTCTCACTGGCTGGTGACACCAGGACTTTCTTCTCACCGTGGCCTTGTGAAGGTGACTCCCAGTTTCAGCTCTGATGCAGTGACAGAGCGAGGCCCTTTTTTGTCCTGGTCTCTGGCCCTTGAAGAAACTCCTCACCACATTCAGTGTCATCCACAGCCACCTTCCGGTCTGGGCGCTGGCAGGAGTATTTAACTTCTCTCCCcctgttgtttcttcttttggttttgcaggCTGGCTTCTCACGTAGGCTGGATTGGTGCCCTGCACCCAGGGTGGCCTGGGTGTACATCAGCTGAGGGGTAATGACAAGCCACCCTGTCCCCACAGCTCTCCTGCCTAGGTTACCTCGCAGGAGTAGATTGAAGTTTTATCTTACAGCTTGCAGTAAACTGCGTAGTGGGCACGCTGCTAAGCTCTACCTTCTCTCTCGCCTACTGTGCTCATCATCTGCTTCTACAAATCCTTTGTCTTTGCTAGTGCATCTCCAGCTGCCTGCTCAAAAGGACGGGGTTTCTTCTCTTTGGTGCAGAGTTTAATCTGGGGGGGTACCTGGTGGCTATGGGTAAGATGGCTTGTGTCTCCCACAGGGAGCTTTATTCGATCGGGAAGGAAGTTGGATGTTCTCTGTGTGATTATGATGGAAACGATTTACCGCAGGGGTGGGAGGTTTGGGTACCCTGACCGAGTTTTCTGGGGACAGAGAGAAAGTAGGAAGAATAATTGAAGGTTTTCTAATTGACTAAGTATAATTTGGTTGACTAATATCTCTGAGGCACGTATCAGAGGGTTCAGGTAGCAAAGTggtctctaattttttttttccttttgcatgttCATGGCCCTCTAGGGTACAAGGACCTTCTGTATGTTTCCACAACGCTCGGACAGTTGTTGAAGGCACCAGATGTTGTGGACTCGCCCAGTGAGGGTAGAAGAAAGTAAGTGAGGAACAGCTTCTGTCCAGGCTCCCGTGCATCTTGAAGGTGAAAGCTGTGTGTGTGAATTCCTCCCCACCCACACCTGTGGGTGTGGCATCCTCAGAGCTGACATTATTTAGTGTCCATTGTTGTTGCAGTTTTTGCCAGAACCCCCCCTGCGCCCTGTTGCGATAAATCTCTGTTCCCATAAAAGGCTGCTGCCTgttcctgcctgcagccctggagctgcagtGGAGCCTGAACTAGCAGGTGAAACCCCTGCTCTGTCCCTCCCCTCTGCCACTGGGCACCAAATGCTGTTTTGGCTTTGTGATTTCCCCATCTCCACGCGCTGCCCTGACGCTCACCCAGCTCCTTTGCCAGCCTGTGCACTGCCTTGGCAGTGCCTGCACCTCACCTTGCACGGAGTGGAGGGAGGGTTGGCACTGAAGTGCTGCTAGCAGGAACTTAGGGctgtctgatttttatttatgaGACAGTATCCATTACTGCGTAGTAAGGGACTTGGATGTGTTTTTGGCTTGTGAATATCTCTAGTGTAGAGGTTAGAGATGGCTAAAAGAGCAAGTGGTGTTGCACCAGCTCTGACGAGGCTTATCTGGCTGTGTTCGGTCTTACTTGCATCTGAGGAAGCACCGTGGGATTTATTTGTTCACCGATTACACTGTCCACAGCAGTGTTCTTGTTAACGACCTAGTTTCCCACCCACGTTCCCACGTGGCATGCTGTGATTTGTAAGCTGTCCCACAGCTCCCAGTCAcctgtgtctgtctctctccagTCATGACCGCCTCCTGTGCCTGGATGGAGGGGGCATCCGAGGCCTGGTGCTCATCCAACTCCTCCTGGCTATCGAAAAGGCTGCGGGCCGTCCCGTTCGTGAGATTTTTGACTGGATCGCGGGGACCAGCACTGGGGGGATCTTGGCCTTGGCTATTGTACACGGTGAGGACAGTGTGAATAATGGGCCCCTTCTTGCTCCTGTGGGCTTGAGCGCTCCTCTGTGGGGAGCGGATGCAGGGTGAGAGCTGCCTCTCTGAGTCCCGGCTGAGATTTGTTGTCCCTGCCAAAGGAGGGAAGGGATGTTTGTTAATGAAGGAAAGCCTAGACCTGGCTTTGTGCTCGATTCTCATGTCAGCTGGCCTTGAGCAGCTTTCTGGGTTTTGGGAAGCGTGTGGTGGCAGAGTGCAATGTTCTGTTCTTCTTGCTCCTTCCACGGGGGTTTCACAACAAGGTGATCGGCACTTTCTGGTAGCAGGAAACTATCCTCCGGCTTGCCCTTCCTCTTTAATCCTACCCAGTCATGCTGCTGAGGTCTGAGCAGATgacaggcagcctgggaaggGGATGGGATTGGGAGTGATGCCTCTCATCTCCCGCTGGTCCTGGAAAGTCCCAGCTCTGATGTGCTGTTTGTtctgcctgcccttcctcccaccccctgctcctgctgacGCTGTTGCCCGTCTCAGGGAAGTCCATGGACTACATGCGCTGCCTGTACTTCCGCATGAAGGACATGGTGTTCCGGGGGTCTCGGCCCTACGAGTCGGAGCCCCTGGATGAGTTCTTGAAGAAGGAATTTGGGGAAAACACCAAAATGACAGATGTCCAAAAACCCAAGTAAGTCCTGCCTGGGGCTGCGCTGGTTGATGCTTTCCTgagtgtgctctagacccctctcAGCAGAGATGCTCAGCCTTTCCTTAGAGCAGATCTGGAGGAGTGTGATGTGCAGACTATTGAAGCGATAAgtatgggttttttccattttactctTATTCTGTCATGTCCTCTCCCCCAGGGTTATAGTGACAGGGACGTTGTGCGACCGGCAGCCAGCTGAGCTCCACCTTTTCCGGAATTACCCCGTACCAGAGACAAAAACCTCCACTGAATACAAGACAAGTGCATCTTTCAAACCACTCACTCAGCCAGAAGGTAAATGCTGGCACACAGCAGTCCAGCTGGTTGGCAGGGGAGGGGGCCATCCCTCAGAGACAGAagattttctgttcttcctcccaTTGCTCTGAAAATTGGGGTGTCCCAGCAATGGCTTGTCCCTGATCTTGACTTGTAGCTTGGTCCTAGTGATggttcccttttctcctctctcctcctcccttggTTTCTCTTGTAACAGGAACAGGGGCTGGCTAGTGAGGTTCATGAGGAATGGGTCTGCTAGAGGAGTCCTGCATACAGTCAGTACCTTTCCCTGGGCTCTCAGGAACAGATTAACATGGAAAAGCTGTGTAACTGAAGCATGCAACCCCCTCCagcttgcttctttctttgtctAGCAAACATAACTGGTTCACCATCAAAATAGCAGCAATGAAGCTGGTAGAGAGTGAATTTGACCCAGGATATGTGGAAAGTGTTGAGAACATCTTTTAAACCCCCCACAAATAATCCTATGCATCCAAGCAGAGGCCCTACTGTTGGGAGAAAGAGGCACGACTATCTAGGGCAGGGTCTTCTGGGGTTGCAAGCCCTCCTGATTTGTGTTGGTGAAGGTGGGGTGTTTCTTGCACACAGGAAAGTTGCTGCAAGAGGCTCTATGCTTTCTCTCCCTCCAGACCAACTTGTATGGCGTGCTGCCCGCTGCAGCGGTGCGGCTCCCACATATTTCCGGCCGATAGGCCGCTTTCTGGATGGTGGGCTGCTAGCCAACAACCCGACCCTTGATGCCTTGACAGAGATCCACGAGTACAACAAGACGCTGATCAAGAAGGTGAGGGAAATCCTGGCCCTGACTGGTAACTGGGTCTTTATTGGCTCCACTGAGCCTCCCTTGAAGGGGACGAGGGTTTGCGAACAGATGCCTCTCTAGTGGATAAACAAGTTAGCAGTGCAGCACCCTAGAAGGGCATGTATGAAGGGGGATATGTGTTGGGAATGGTGGCTGAGAGGTGAAATACCTCTTGTGACAAGGGTGTTGAGACAGGGAGGCAGCCCCATCAGCCTGTCCTTGCTACTTTGAGCAAGGATGATTCAGTTGATGGTTGTGTGTGGCCCTtgatgcagctctgcagggccTTTTTCTGCccaaaaataaatggagaagaCAATGGTAGGGCACTTTGCAAGACTGAAGAGTGAATGCCTTCTGTGGTGTGGCAAGTTCCTCAGAAAGATGACTAACTACTGGCAGCTACTGGTCCGTGTAGCTGAAAGTGGAGGTGTGTTGCCAAAATGACTGAAAGAGTTGGACTGTTGCACAGTCATCTGGTCCTAGGACTCATCTTTGGGGTGATCCCATGCGTTTGGGTGCAGCCAGGGGTGTAAGGGACGGAACAGTGCAACTGTTGAAGTCACGTGGATTATTCCTGTCTCACCAGGCAGTACTAAAGGGGGAAGATGGGGGAGAGGAAAGGCTACCGAGCCTTTTACCTTGGCTTTCAGAGCTTCCCCAAGACTACTGTGAAAGACACGCTCCGCCTTAATTGTTGGTCCTTGCAAGCAAATCTTTTGTTTGTCCACAGGGTCAGAGGCAGAAAGTAAGAAAATTGGGGTTGGTggtctccctggggacagggaagcCTCCGCAGGTCCCGGTGAGCTCTGTGGATGTTTTCCGTCCCTCCAACCCTTGGGAGCTGGCGAAGACCGTCTTTGGGGCCAGGGAGCTTGGCAAGATGGTGGTGGATTGTGTGAGTACTGGGAGGAGCGGATGGGGGAAGACCCCTGGGGCTGCTTGCAGGGAGGGAGCAAAGGTTTCCAGtcttcagcttcttccttttggaagaaaattgtatttccttGGAACTGCTCTGACCATGGCCAGTTCAAGGAATGGATGTAGTGGGTAACCTAAGAATTGTGGGAGCACAGCGGGTCTGAAGCCCTGTCTGCCTGTTCGGGGTTTCAAGTCCCAAGGGAGCTGCAGTCCCTGCAGCTGTAAGGAGCTAaggtgtgggagagctgaggacagGATGGTGGTCAGTGAGCCCTAGGAACATTTGCAGGTGTGTTTGTGAAACTCAGTATCTTTCCAGGGAGCACTGATTATCGTCTGAGCAACCTGGACCAAAAAAATCACGCCTCAGAAAACagcaattcatttttcttcagaaaagctttgTTATCCCCACTGGGGAAATTAGCAAATGCTAGAGAAGTGGGAGTATCACTAATAAAAAGCAGTAGTTCAGAGCTGTGGTTAGGAGTGTGTAATAGGCATACATCCTTGGATGCTTCAGAAAGAAGCTGATTAAATGTTGCATGTGAAAACATTCCAAATGAGTGAAAGCCAGAAAGATCAGAACTGAGGTTTTGACTATAATCTTAATTCTGTCACTTTATCTCCTCTTAGCTTCCTAAAGCCAGAAAATACCCGGAGAGGTCCCTCTGCTTCCCGTCTTTTACTTCAGGGCTCCCAGGGAAGCTGTCCCAGGATAGCCCAGAAAGCCTGCAGTAATCACAGGCTCTACTGCTACTGGGCTTGGATAAGAGGTGAAACCCCAAGGAGGCTGTGATTCAGATCATCCTGGGTGTTTCTTTAAGGGAATCCACTTGGTGCTGTGATGGAGGGAGGACCTGTAGGGTGCAATTCCTTGTGTCCCCAGGATCCAGGAGCACTgttcttatgttaaaaaaaacaatcaaaaagcCACCCCACTCTTGGTGGTGAATGTTGCCATCCAGCAGGCACTTGCTCCtggttttccttctccctctgcgGCTTGTGCAAGTTCGGCTTGGTGCCGGGGAGCCTCTTGCAGGCAGGGGGAGAGCAATGTGACCGTCAGGCTCTAACTGTGGGCCTGTTTCTCCTGCAGTGCACTGACGCAGATGGCCCAGCTGTGGATCGTGCCAGGGCCTGGTGCGAGATGACGGATGTCCCATATTTCCGGTAGGAGCTTCCTTTCCGCTCTGCACAGACTTTATTTTTAGCCCTCTCACTTCAGACCTGGCTGTGGCATGTGTCATCCCAAGTCGTGTCCCCTCCAGCAGCATGCCTGCCCGGACCTGTCCCCCTGACCCCTCTCCTCATGCCTCAGTGACGTATCGGAGGATGCCACGGCCCACTCTATGAGCTGATGCACCGAGCATGCCTTGTCTGGGGTCGGTTAGTGGGGACTCGGGGGATGCTGTCTAACAGGGTCCTTAGGGGATGCACATCCTGCCCTATTCCACCACGCACAGCGTGTTTTGAGGCTCGTGCCTTAGGTGGTGCAGTTGCTGAACTGAGTCTCAGCCTTGA
This region includes:
- the PLA2G6 gene encoding 85/88 kDa calcium-independent phospholipase A2 isoform X1, translating into MQFFGRLVNTINSVTQIFTNPYRVKEVPAAEYAAHTCLREEGRVALYKNSHARSWDCLLVNPQSPQVAFRLFQLDNEADALMHFEQYARQLHPFYESSRQPLSLEDLQQLSDCFRNHPSWSLAHVAVEIGHRESFRHNHVLSCVNSTDSEDGCTPLHLACRKGDMECLLELLECHARVDITDRNGETVFHYAVRGNSPQTIELLGRTPTAGLDHLSHEGLTALHLACQLGKEDMVRSLLKCRASCSVMGTLGYPIHTALKFSQKGCAQAILEVDASQVRSKDARYEATPLHWAKKAEMTRLLLEYGSEVNLTSRTADMALHIAVKRGRFDCAMVLLTHGAHTNARGQDGNTPLHLAMKHDHLDMIKAIVVFGGDVEIPNDFGETPGLLAARSSKGANRKVLLDLLQTVGTERCHPPNPDSPSLAPSAASFFLEGQPSSWSSVNSLGYKDLLYVSTTLGQLLKAPDVVDSPSEGRRNHDRLLCLDGGGIRGLVLIQLLLAIEKAAGRPVREIFDWIAGTSTGGILALAIVHGKSMDYMRCLYFRMKDMVFRGSRPYESEPLDEFLKKEFGENTKMTDVQKPKVIVTGTLCDRQPAELHLFRNYPVPETKTSTEYKTSASFKPLTQPEDQLVWRAARCSGAAPTYFRPIGRFLDGGLLANNPTLDALTEIHEYNKTLIKKGQRQKVRKLGLVVSLGTGKPPQVPVSSVDVFRPSNPWELAKTVFGARELGKMVVDCCTDADGPAVDRARAWCEMTDVPYFRLSPQLHTEVMLDEVNDTVLVNALWDTQLYIYQHREQFEQLVQHLCR